The segment tgaacaattcctatatactcgtgtagctatgacaaaatctcctataggtgtagctacctcaaatggttctatcaaatcagactctattccgatcctattagaaacaaagggagatatatatgataaggtggaacctgggtctatcaatgcatacacacttcgggagaatagtgataatatacctgtaatcacattaggtgacgcctcctgatctttcctattagtcaaagcatatatatggttcgagggaccgctagaactggaagctccaccacgtcctctaccacggcatgttggcgcctgaataccctgccccgtagggcgcatagccacagaagaaatgaaccagcaacggaccctgtaggctgtgccataccatCTGCACTActtctaaggtgacactccctcatagtatggccctgacggccgcaagaaaaacacgcacccgtagcccaacgacattccccaggatgagACTTACCACAAcaagaacaccgaggcaaaggtggcctcgattggctcaaacccctgcccatttGTGACCTTGATGCCCTAGAGCTTTGACCAGCTTctgaatatcccatacgatcgaaccccctacccatgaaacgtgggggtgcactctgtgctggctgggaagaaaatctaacatgctgctgagactgcccgcttcgaaactcgtcaggataacctgctgatctagccctcttttgctggcctctattataatctctatctagCTGACGTCCCcagtgccgatcctctaccccctgtgcatatgcctgcaatcgagcaatgtccatacctggctgaagagtcacttcCATACAAtcgtcaatcagataacgatccaatcccatcacataacgatgtaccctttctgccatatcagccacaatagtaggtgcatgcctagccaatgaatcaaactcgaggctatactctcgaatgctcctgccattttgcttcaaatgtaagaatctatcgactctagctcgcttcatctatggaggcaggaagtgtccctggaaagcctccacaaattcatcccataccgctggaggagcaccctcacccctagataactcccaagactcataccaattaatagctacatccgcaaacgatacgtagccaactcaatagactcggtctccgaagccttgattatcctcaatgtacgctgcatctgacgaataaactcttgcggatcatcctggggccttgacccaaagaactctggaggattacaacttaagaagtcacgagcccttaagctatcagatctgtccgcatgatcaactcctagtccatgcctgcgagcctgatctgccactaatctagtcagcaattgaacgacatctctcatggccctatcctctgcccctgactgaggagctggaggttcaggtgttggggcctcgggggctggtggtgtcccccgaactggagctgctgctgctctaagctcctcTTGTGGTggcggtgtagcagagctctccaactggagcataataccaggcatagactgggcactggccctagtaactcttcgggtctgactagtaccttctgctaccgattttcccttctgggcggctgtcgctttctttggaggcatagctgaaaacacacggattcgttagagagggattatcctgttaatatagctttATCGCACGacctagaataagaagaaagaatgacatcctaaatgtcctgtagcttcctatttatagatgtggtgcacaacacacggataaacaagactctactagacacggtctgtagacacttccgaggaagaaccgctctgataccactctttatCACGACCCAACCTAATgtgccgtgactagtgcccgttttggacacccacatacaaacctgttAAGTATAatcaactgaaactaagacaatatggaatttaattaaatcaagcgaaccccaacgtcatatatatataaagaggacctgtctcataaggagtcgtaaccattcaaccataacagcatacgtgagccgacaaggccgccactacacaatacaccatgatgtacgcagccgacaaggctgcccctgtacaagcggacatcccaaacaaaccatgtccagaccattatccaaaacatatatatacaacccacataatgtccacagacctctaagagtacattagtgaaactcgacgggacagggcctagccatacccatagacgagcaaaagactacacaaaagttatgtaccaaaacgactgggctctggaacagtggagctctcccaatcagcagagtagatatcctaggcgggaggatcgcCGAACTGTGTGTCTACACCTgggggcatgaaacgcagccccccgaggaaaggggggtcagtacggacaattgagtatgtaaagcataaggtaaagatgacaggataccaatatggcaagttgaaacaaaatatcgctacacatgtacccttttaagtgaaaatcatgcatatccttaacatataaggtgcccagcttccctagtaaagggctcggcaaaataatcatcacgtcatctccgtcatcatcatcatcataacaatcctcatcaccaatcatatatataatatacatacccggccctctagtgaggaactcggtgacatatgcaagaaactccgcacgaacattacccggcccgggactcggtgaaatgataaatgactctatgcacgagcagaatattatgagcaaccatatgcaattaaaatcatttcttataactcaatagaacaatcagcgtgaaccagcaaggagtattaccaaagattaatgatttatcaagattatgaacttttaatacgatatggaaacgtaaaatctcaatgactctatgaagcactaccatagatatgagagatcatcatatccttagacatagccgatatatagaggaataattgtggaagcaagaatatacgtcacctagacgctctagaggtaagtatcaaacctgtccgttattcgtttatttttaaaagtcatgccaaacaaagaaagaagggacagcgttacataccgtctAATCGAGCCGCAtgccaatatttactgctcaagctattaatctataacaagcaacaatcgtgccgcagttagataaacatcgcgctttactttcttgtaagctagctaataatcgaACGAAAATTcagcagcacttcccctattttccttacttcgtcccgatccgacaacaacccaaattatccacagcataccaataacacatataacccaacgaatcatattaaacagccccctccccaaaacagttccgtctcggcaaccatagcagcgaagcaacgaaaCACCGAGCGATAaatcgttttataattcgcaacacatctaccttatcgtattcatcctttggagtatatactcataatcacattcaacatatacataatgccaaaacagaattttcttgtagtttgctttaatcaaaacagtcCAAGCACCTACACGACACAATACCTATGTGCCCCAATACCTATCTTAAAACTTAATTGATCTTCACCTAGACGAGTACATtttttggaatgttacattatccccccttaagAACATTCAttcccgaatgacactacacatcattttgaAACAAAGGGGGTATTTTtgaaaacacatcaacatacttgACACTTTatctttttgaatatttgattcACAACTTACTCTGGATGAAGGATATCATTCTAAGCTTATCTAAAGCTTCATAtctgagattgaggaacttccttcccAATCTTACTTAAATTCAATGCACATCACAATTCATgtaacacaaaaatcatgtcaaTGCTGTACAAATACAACAACATAAATTCAAGAATGAACTCATATTTACTCATATAGTGCAAGTATAAAACTGTCACAACCTAACCCggtgggccgtgactagtgcccgtttgggacacccacatacaaaccagctaagtataaccaactgaaactaacacaatatggaatttaatcaaatcaagccaaccccaacgtcatatatatataaagaggacctgtctcataaggagtcataaccattcaaccataacagcacacgcgagccgacaaggccgccactattcaaagcataataacatacgtaagccgacaaggttgccactacacaatacacaatgatgtacgcagccgacaaggctgcccctgtacaagcggacatcccaaacaaaccatgtccagaccattatccaaaacatatatatacaacccacataatgtccacagacctctaagagtacagtagTGAAACTCGATGGTACAGGgcccccgccatacccatagacgagcaaaagactacacaaaaagttatgtaccaaaacaactgggctccggaacagtggagctctcccaatcagcagagtagatatcctatgcgggaggatcaccgaactgtgcgtctacacctgcaggcatgaaacgcagccccctgAGGAaagggggtcagtacggacaatgtactgagtatgtaaagcataaggtaaatatgacaggataccaatatggcaagtcgaaacaaaatatcgctacacatatacccttttaagtgaaaatcatgcatatatttaacatataaggtgcccatcttccctagtaaggggctcgacaaaataatcatcacgtcatctccgtcatcatcatcatcatgaccatcctcatcaccaatcatatatataatatacatacccggccctctagtgaggaactcggtgacatatgcaagaaactccgcacgaacattacccggcccgggactcggtgaaatgataaatgaccctatgcacgagcagaatattatgagaaaccatatgcaattaaaatcatttcttataactcaatagaacaatcagcgtgaaccagcaaggagtattaccaaagattaatgttttatcaagattatgaacctttaatacgatatggaaacgtaaaatctcaacgATTTTatgaagcactaccatagatatgagagatCATCATATCCTTAGACATAgacgatatatagaggaataattgtggaagcaagaatatacgtcacctagacgctctagaggtaagtatcaaacctgttcgttattcgcttatttttaaaagtcatcccaaacaaagaaagaagggacaacgTTACATACcatataatcgagccgcacgtccaatatttactgctcaagctattaatctataacaagcaacaatcgtccCGCAGttagataaacatcgcgctttactttcttgtaagctagctaataatcgaACGAAAATttggcagcacttcccctattttccttacttcgtcccaatacgacaacaacccaaattatccacagcaataccaataacacatataacccaacgaatcatattaaacagccccctccccaaaacagttccgtctcgacAACCATAGCAgtgaagcaacgacacaccgagcgataactctttttataattcgcaacacatctaccttatcgtattcatcctttggagtatatactcataatcacattaacatatacataatgccaaaacagaattttcccgcagtttgctttaatcaaaacagcccaagcaccaacacgacaccactaataatccgattatggtttccattcatacttagtacattcaataactaaaacaaacttcctaagctactggtcacgcccccttattaaaattaatggataattaacaaaggtattctaaataattaacacaccaaacaaggagattactaaccaaattatttgcagttgctggccaagagttgcagggttggtttctccatttccatggctgcctaaaataagtggtgaagaagaagatgatatgcagcaatgcatttcaccactttatttagcagagagtggatttctccaccgcatttaatagtatgaagtggaggcagcccccctctacacctgtccactaaggccagctcatAATctgatctttttaatttttaccttGAGTGGTGGgacccactggattaaattaatcctaagcagccactaattaatcctcacttaaagttaatggcacttacattagccaaatcatacttaatatcacatttggaattaacatccttgcctaatatttctttaatcacttgtaacttaaaataaaatctcattccccggacttacgtctactagatcatgatgcgcactacgtataaaaaaaatacgaggcataacaaaaACATACAGTTATGGACTTAAAACACAAAAACCGACTAATGCACTAAAATTTAGAATCTCATAAACAAAATTAgacttaggaagagtatatctgACCTCAAGAATTGAACAAGTGAGGGTGGCGAGATATCATATAGTCCTCGGCCTTGTTGCTtcctcaacaaggtggttcctccataacacttttacggtgacaacctccttgttccttagCCGCTtcacttggcgatctaaaatttcaatttgaacCTCTTTgtaagaaaggttctcataAATTCATAGCCCCTCAACAGCAGAATGGATGCTAGATCACGTAGACACTTTTTAAGAATCGAAATTTGAAACACTAGATGAACATAAGCCAAGTCATTTGGTAATTTCAGTTCATAGTAAACATTCCCTACATGCTGTAAGATCTCAtaaagacctatataccttggACTCAACTTACCTtccttaccaaacctcatcacccctttcatgggtgatatcttcaGGTAAACttgatcacctacctcaaatTCAAGAGCTCTCTACGTGTTATCAGCATAGGATTTTTGACGACTGTAAGCAAGTATCGAATCTATCTTTGATCATTCTCACCTTTTCCACATCCCCATGTATGATCTCAGGGCCAAAGGATGGAAGACTATcctacctcaaaccacccaactggaAACCTACATCTCCTGCCATACAGTGCTTCAAAAGGTACCATCCCAAtactggaatggtagctattattataagagaactcaatcagtggcaagtgatcatcccaactccccttgaagtcaataacacatgcTCTCAGCATGTCTTCAAGGGTATGATTGGTACATGATGCTTTTCCATCCGTATGGGGATGAAACGTAGACTGAGCTTCACCTGTGTACCCAAGTTCttttggaaagatctccaaaagtGAGAAGTGAACTGGGCTCCCCTATCCGAAATGATAGATAAAGGAATTCCATGCCACCTCACTATCTCATCAATATACAACTTGTCATAATCTTCGGCCTTATAAGTGGACTTCACAGGTATGAGGTGAGTAGACTTGGTCATCCTGTCAACAATGACCCAAAACGAATCATGCAGTATCCTGGTCTGGATAGACCAACAAGAATATCCATATTAATAGCCTCTCACTTCCATGTTGGGATCTCAATCGACTGGGCAAAACCTCTAGGCTTAAGGTGTTCGACCTTAACctgctggcaattggggcactcctccacaaacatagaaatatctcgcttcataccttcccaccaatagatctccttgagatgatgatacatcttggtggaacctagAGCCATGAGCCTCTGTAATAATATTTGTTCTCAGATTATCAATATTGGGCACACAAAATCTGCCCTGGTATCTATACACACCGTCCTCCCCAAGGAAGAATGATTCATTCAGCTTACTCAACACTGAGTCTTTCAACTCCATGAGCACTGGGTCGAGATGCTTCTTATCTTTAACATCTATAATAAATGAGGATTCAGAACTGGAATGAACCGAAACACCCCCACTTGGTGTATCTACCAGCCGTACACCAAACCTGGCAAATTGGTGTAACTCTTTAACcagctccttcttctcatcatcaatatgagacACACTGCCCATGCTCAATCGGCTCAACGAATCATCCACTACTTTGGCCTTACCTGGGTGAtagtggacattcatgtcataatccttgagcagCTCTAGATATCTTATCTAACGAATATTCAATTCTCTCTGTGTAAAAACATACTGAGGACGTTTATGGTCAGtaaatacataaacatgtacaccatataagtaatatctcaaaaattttaatGCAAATATCATGAcaactaactcaagatcatgggtAGGGTAATTCTTCTGGTGGATTTTCAATTGTATTGATGCATATTTAATCACCTCGCCATCCagcataagaacacatcccaaacctacTCGAGAAGCATCACAGTATATCACATACCCTACACCACTCCTCGTCAATGTGAGAACAAGGGATGAAGTGAGTCGGTCTTTGAGCTCATGGAAGCTCTTTTCACAAGTTTCAAACACTCAAACTTTGCCTTATTCTTTGTTAAAGTTGTCAATGGAGAAGCAATTGAGGAAAAGCCCTTAACAAACCTGCGATAGTAATTATCCAAACCCGAGAAACTCCGGATGTATGTAGGAGTGAGGGGTCTTAGCCAATTCTTTACAGCCTCAATCTTTTTAggatcaacctctacaccctggtcagacacaacatgaccaaggaaggtcactaatcaaatcaaaaactcacatttgttgAATGTCGCATACATCTGATGTTCCCTGAGTACTTGCAATGTCATTCTCAAATTCTGTTCATGCTCTTCTTTGGTCATAGAGTATATGAGGATTTGATCTATGAATACTATGAAAAAACGAATCAAGGTACTCTCGGAAGACCCTATTCACAAGGTCCATAAATGCGGCTGGTGCGTTAGAGAATCAAATGACATGACAAGAAACTCaaaatgaccatacctagtacGAAAGGCAGTCTTAGGAATGTACGCTTATCTTACTTTAAGCTGATTATTCCCTGATCGGAGATctgtttttttagaaaagaaacttgaaccttggagctgatcaaatagatcatcaatttTTGGAAGAGGgtatttgttctttatagtgactttgttgagttattgataatcgatacacattttAAGAgttccatccattttcttaaaGAACAACACTGCAGAACCCCATAGGAATATGCTcgttcagctggagccattctataaaaaggaaaggaaattgGTTTGGTTTTGCAATCTAAGTCAAcaccaaaatcaatttttgcATTCAGGAGGAATTCCTGGTAAATCCTTCGAAAAGACATCTTGAAACTCATTCACTATGGACATAGAGTCTATGGAATGAAACTCATGCTCTAAGTCATTGACTCTTACTAAGTGGTATAAataccccttagataacatATTATTGGCTTTAAGATTGGAAACTATTTGTCTTGTTGGATTTGAACTACGCCCTTCCACTCAAGCTCTAACTCATTAGGAAACTGAAACATTACAACCCTGTTTCAACAGCCTATGGTAGCATAACACTTATGGAGCCAATCTATacccaaaattatatcaaagtcaagCATGATTAATTCTATTATGCCAGCATAGGTGACTTTATCAAGAATAGTTATTCGACAATCTCTATAAACTCTTTCAGCTCTAATGCTGTCTCCTATgggagtactaactagaaaAGGCTCATGCAAAATCTCAGGAAGTAAGTCAAATTTGCTAGCTACTGATGTAGTAACAAAAGACAAAGTGGATCCTAGATCTAACAATGTATAcacaggaaaagaaaagagaagcaAGTTACCAGTGACCACAACAGCTGACTTCTCCTGCCTGGTgtttcttcttgtgttcatttttcTACACGCACACACAAAAAGGAAGTTTGATGCGCGAATGACACAAAATATCAAAGCTCTACACAGCACGATATagagtagaagaagggaagaTTCTGAACATCACTTAGTCTCTAAGTCATGGTTGTAGTGCACTTAACAACCATAAGCTAGAAACTATGCAACATGGTTGTTTTGAGCCTTATTTCCTAGGTAATTTAAATTgatgctctgatatcaagtttgtcacacccagaatctagaccccagatgagaccggcATCGTTAATCTCTTAGAGGTCGCGGACAAGTCTCTttttagctttcatcacaatcatacagttaaaatttttgcagaaaatttagaactttttaatacttattgaagtgtacttagatttcatataattattgcataagagtgatatactaaTAATCTCAACTAAATAACCATCTATATTAGATTAAACAATCGAAATGAAAGAatccataatataataatagtttgccaaacgGCCTTAATAAAAAAGTTTAGAACAACAGTGTGAAAggaaacgctagggacaacatccactatctatgtctaatgtactaattctagaataataaacgtagcatcctcgaactcaagaggacctaccaaaggtCTGGAGATACTAGTCCGAACCGCTTCAACTtatcttcaatcttcttcaagaacatgcacatataaaaatagtaaagtaTAGGGGTTAGtatacacttgtactaagtatgggtgtattcacataaacacaaaaggactatgcatgatcaaggaaagctcttcctatatcaacatgccatttctggaaagcgaagtcactttactttcctaattcgttatttatgaatcatgctatgaatatgacgtattttcatgcatttaaatCACACAA is part of the Solanum lycopersicum chromosome 1, SLM_r2.1 genome and harbors:
- the LOC138342058 gene encoding uncharacterized protein, which gives rise to MNVHYHPGKAKVVDDSLSRLSMGSVSHIDDEKKELVKELHQFARFGVRLVDTPSGGVSVHSSSESSFIIDVKDKKHLDPVLMELKDSVLSKLNESFFLGEDGVYRYQGRFCVPNIDNLRTNIITEAHGSRFHQDVSSSQGDLLVGRMTKSTHLIPVKSTYKAEDYDKLYIDEIVRWHGIPLSIISDRGAQFTSHFWRSFQKNLGTQGSWDDHLPLIEFSYNNSYHSSIGMVPFEALYGRRCRFPVGWFEVG